One bacterium DNA segment encodes these proteins:
- a CDS encoding sulfatase-like hydrolase/transferase has translation MRLSLRCAGLVVAAALGVAGGCSSKPDTIVVVTVAGLRADAVDRAAAPRIAGLGAPRIAAAPSPQTTLALAAFAAGRPPQEMGLEHGDLARLPLGATTLAEELKRRGFASAAFVGQADVTPLSGLARGFDAWSGPEASGDRAVSADEAAEVASRSGFTPAAELAAKAAAWLKERAGEKRLFLWVHFADIPAAVSFSGEPPRAGYGRGLAAVDAALGSLLDALDASGRKGRVLVVLSPHGLALGDEGETLAGLGLQESVLRAPFWIVGGRGPAGSATAPLTALRGEILARAGLGGAPAAAADVTATTSEPARFFGWPAERVVVGADGRAGRREGTPPTDAPALFAAMNRAREALFAGKGLESFDLYAEAAKSAPQASAPRLALLRLASALDPADRAARAAVEGAAAAEALQLAGDDPARLIDAAEALEQAGRNDEALAALRRAPTARLGAGGRAVLAERFAAAGSRDEALALLEPLAQAEPDAPELWELVGDLHNRAGNGFLARQAYEKALAAGLGRSANLVAKLGDALASLGDKDGALQRYAEAVKIDPSYRYPHSRAADILIEKKEYGAAAHAVVLSLPAAPDAVSGALLKGRALRRRGLLQAAAIELERGLKESPREERLTCELAGTLADGGARDKARELLSALLQGAPRSARGMIELARLEALEGRGAEALRLLAAAEPLAAAPLAARVRGEDAFA, from the coding sequence ATGAGGCTCTCTCTTCGTTGCGCGGGATTGGTCGTCGCGGCGGCGCTCGGCGTCGCCGGCGGGTGCTCGTCGAAGCCGGACACGATCGTCGTCGTCACGGTCGCGGGGCTGCGGGCCGACGCGGTGGACCGCGCGGCCGCGCCGCGGATCGCGGGGCTCGGAGCGCCGCGGATCGCCGCGGCGCCGTCGCCGCAGACGACGCTCGCGCTGGCCGCGTTCGCGGCGGGGCGCCCGCCGCAGGAGATGGGGCTGGAGCACGGCGACCTGGCGCGGCTGCCGCTCGGCGCGACGACGCTGGCCGAGGAGCTGAAGCGGCGCGGCTTCGCCTCCGCGGCGTTCGTCGGGCAGGCCGACGTCACGCCGCTCTCCGGCCTCGCCCGCGGCTTCGACGCCTGGAGCGGCCCGGAGGCCTCGGGCGACCGCGCGGTCTCGGCCGACGAGGCGGCGGAGGTCGCGTCGCGCTCCGGCTTCACGCCGGCCGCGGAACTGGCCGCGAAGGCGGCGGCGTGGCTCAAGGAGCGCGCGGGGGAGAAGCGGCTCTTCCTCTGGGTCCATTTCGCCGACATCCCGGCGGCGGTGAGCTTCTCGGGCGAGCCGCCGCGCGCGGGATACGGGCGCGGGTTGGCCGCGGTGGACGCGGCGCTCGGCTCGCTGCTTGACGCGCTCGACGCCTCGGGGCGCAAGGGGCGGGTGCTCGTCGTCCTCTCGCCGCACGGCCTCGCGCTGGGCGACGAAGGGGAGACGCTGGCGGGGCTCGGGCTGCAGGAGTCGGTGCTGCGCGCGCCCTTCTGGATCGTCGGCGGGCGCGGCCCGGCCGGCTCGGCGACGGCGCCGCTGACGGCGCTGCGCGGCGAGATCCTCGCCCGCGCCGGGCTCGGCGGCGCGCCGGCCGCGGCCGCGGACGTGACCGCGACGACGAGCGAGCCGGCGCGCTTCTTCGGCTGGCCCGCGGAACGCGTCGTCGTCGGCGCCGACGGGCGCGCGGGGAGGCGCGAGGGGACGCCGCCGACGGACGCGCCGGCGCTCTTCGCGGCGATGAACCGCGCGCGCGAGGCGCTCTTCGCCGGGAAGGGACTGGAGTCGTTCGACCTCTACGCCGAGGCGGCGAAGAGCGCGCCGCAGGCGAGCGCGCCGCGCCTCGCGCTGCTGCGGCTCGCGTCGGCGCTCGATCCGGCCGACCGCGCGGCGCGCGCGGCGGTCGAGGGCGCGGCGGCCGCCGAGGCGCTGCAACTCGCGGGCGACGACCCCGCGCGGCTGATCGACGCCGCGGAGGCGCTCGAGCAGGCCGGGCGGAACGACGAGGCGCTCGCCGCGCTGCGGCGCGCGCCGACGGCGCGGCTCGGCGCGGGCGGGCGCGCGGTCCTCGCCGAGCGGTTCGCGGCGGCCGGCTCGCGCGACGAGGCGCTGGCGCTGCTCGAGCCGCTGGCGCAGGCGGAGCCGGACGCGCCGGAGCTGTGGGAGCTGGTCGGCGACCTGCACAACCGCGCGGGCAACGGCTTCCTCGCCCGGCAGGCGTACGAGAAGGCGCTGGCCGCGGGGCTCGGCCGCTCGGCGAACCTCGTGGCGAAGCTCGGCGACGCGCTGGCCTCGCTCGGCGACAAGGACGGCGCGCTGCAGCGCTACGCCGAGGCGGTGAAGATCGACCCGTCGTACCGCTATCCCCATTCGCGGGCGGCCGACATTCTGATCGAGAAGAAGGAGTACGGCGCGGCGGCGCACGCCGTCGTGCTCAGCCTTCCGGCGGCGCCGGACGCGGTCTCGGGCGCGCTGCTCAAGGGGCGCGCGCTGCGGCGGCGCGGGCTGCTGCAGGCGGCGGCGATCGAGCTGGAGCGCGGGCTGAAGGAGTCGCCGCGCGAGGAGCGGCTGACCTGCGAGCTGGCGGGGACGCTGGCCGACGGCGGGGCGCGCGACAAGGCGCG